Genomic segment of Bacillota bacterium:
TTCACACACTGACATTTTCACGCACGTTCTTGTCATGTTATTATCTTACATTTCGTGACAAGCGGCAATCCGTTGTGTATAATATGCCAAATACACGCCTGACCAGGAGGTTACCATGTCTGTGCACTATGTGGCGCACAGCGCGGGCAAGAGCGGCCTCGCCCAATCTCTGCGCGACCACCTGCAAGAGGTGGCGCACACCGCCCATGACTTCGCTGCCGCCTTCGGTGCAGAGGAAGAAGCCACCCTCGCGGGGCTGCTGCACGACCTCGGCAAATACGGCGACCTGTTCCAGAAACGCCTGCAGGGAGAAGCGAAAGGCATCGATCACTGGTCCGTCGGGGCGTGGGCTGCCCTCCTCCATTACCAGAGCGTCGCCGCGGCGATGGCTATCTGGGGACACCACCTCGGCTTGCAGCGGATGGACTCGGCAACCATCCGAAGCCACCTCGACCCGAAGTCGCTCATCCAACAGCATCCCCTCAACCTGCGTCTTTCCGAAAGCGACCTGGACCTTTTACTCCGGCGACTGCAAGCAGACGGCTTATCGCCACAAAAACCGTCTCGTCCTTTTCTGGACCTCACTCCGAACGCAGAACAACAACTGCATCAGAACGCGCAGATGCTGGACGTGCGCATGCTGTTCTCTGCGCTGGTGGATGCGGATTTTCTGGACACCGCGCGACATTTCGGCGAGGAGCGACCTTCGGGTCCGCCGCTTCAGCCTCAGCGCGCCCTGCAAGTACTGAGCGACCACGTGCAGCAGCTGAGCCAGAACTCTCGCGCCGCGAAAGCCGTCCTGCAGATGCGGCAGCAACTGTGGGAAGACTGCTTGCAGGCGGCGGAGCAGTCCCCGGGTATCTTCACGCTGACCGCGCCCACGGGCGCAGGCAAGACGCTGGCAATGCTGGGGTTCGCGCTGCGGCACGCTGAAGTTCATGACCTGCGCCGTATCGTGGTGGTTATACCCTACCTGAGTATCATCGAGCAGACCGCGAAGGTGTATCGCGATTTGCTGGAACCCCACTTCGGCGAGGGCTACGTGATCGAGCATCACAGCCTCAGCGGAACGGGCGCACAAGTTCCAAGCGCAGATGACCAGCAGGAAGGCAGGTCATGCGTGGAACGCCTGCTGGCAGAAAACTGGGACGCGCCTGTTGTCGTCACCACCAGCGTGCAGATGCTGGAGTCGCTGTTCTCCAACAGCCCTTCCGCCTGCCGCAAACTGCACCGCCTCGCCAAAAGCGTCATCCTCTTCGACGAGGTGCAGACCCTCCCGCTGAACCTCGTGGTACCCACCTTGCAGGCACTTTCGCGACTGGCAAGCCGCTACGGCAGCACCATCGTGTTCGCCACCGCTACACAGCCTGCTTTCGACCACCTGCACCAGCACATTGCCGTATCGGGCACGGTTGGCTGGCAGCCGCGTGAGATTGCAAAGAGCCACCCGCAGCTGTTCCAGCTCGCACGGCGCACGCAGCTGGAAATCCGCCATGATGCCCTCTCATGGGAGGAATTGGCGCAGGAGCTGACACGGCAGGAGCAGGCGTTGTGCGTGTTGAACGTCAAAAAACACGCCGCGAACCTGGCGCGTCTGCTGCAGGCGCAGGGTATCGACGATGGTCTCTACCATCTTTCCACCAACATGTGCCCGGCGCATCGGCAGGAGGTGTTGCAAGAGGTGCGGCGTCGGCTGGAACAGGACAAACGCTGTTTGCTCATCTCCACCCAGTGCGTGGAGGCGGGGGTAGACGTGGACTTCCCGATAGTTTACCGCGCTTATGCCCCGCTGGACAGCATCGCGCAGGCAGCCGGCCGGTGCAACCGAAACGGCAATCAGCCCGAGGGCAGGATGGTGCTGTTTACTCCAGAGGAGGAACAGTATCCGCCCGGCGCGTACAAACAGGCGGCTTCTGTCACGCGGGGGTATGTAGGGCAGCGACAGTCTAACGTCGACCTTTACGACCCCGCGCTGTACACCGAATACTACCGCCTGCTGTACGACCTCACGCGCCCCGAGATGCAACGCAAAGACCTGAGCAATGCCATAGAAGCGCGGGATTTCGTGGAGGTCGCGCGGCTATACCGACTCATTCCGGAGACGACGGTAAACGTGCTGGTTCCCTACGACCCGGACGCCTTCGACCGGCTGGTGCAGCAGGCACGCCAGTGCGGGCTTTCCGCAAACTGGATCCGCGAGGCGCGAGCGCACTTGGTCAGCGTCTACCGTCCACGCCCGGCAGATGTCATCCGCAGCTTTCTGGAACCCATCCCGCTGCGTGGACAGCCCACTGATGATTGGTTCATCTACACCGAGCCGACGCACTACGACCCGTTGCTGGGTCTAC
This window contains:
- the cas3 gene encoding CRISPR-associated helicase Cas3'; protein product: MSVHYVAHSAGKSGLAQSLRDHLQEVAHTAHDFAAAFGAEEEATLAGLLHDLGKYGDLFQKRLQGEAKGIDHWSVGAWAALLHYQSVAAAMAIWGHHLGLQRMDSATIRSHLDPKSLIQQHPLNLRLSESDLDLLLRRLQADGLSPQKPSRPFLDLTPNAEQQLHQNAQMLDVRMLFSALVDADFLDTARHFGEERPSGPPLQPQRALQVLSDHVQQLSQNSRAAKAVLQMRQQLWEDCLQAAEQSPGIFTLTAPTGAGKTLAMLGFALRHAEVHDLRRIVVVIPYLSIIEQTAKVYRDLLEPHFGEGYVIEHHSLSGTGAQVPSADDQQEGRSCVERLLAENWDAPVVVTTSVQMLESLFSNSPSACRKLHRLAKSVILFDEVQTLPLNLVVPTLQALSRLASRYGSTIVFATATQPAFDHLHQHIAVSGTVGWQPREIAKSHPQLFQLARRTQLEIRHDALSWEELAQELTRQEQALCVLNVKKHAANLARLLQAQGIDDGLYHLSTNMCPAHRQEVLQEVRRRLEQDKRCLLISTQCVEAGVDVDFPIVYRAYAPLDSIAQAAGRCNRNGNQPEGRMVLFTPEEEQYPPGAYKQAASVTRGYVGQRQSNVDLYDPALYTEYYRLLYDLTRPEMQRKDLSNAIEARDFVEVARLYRLIPETTVNVLVPYDPDAFDRLVQQARQCGLSANWIREARAHLVSVYRPRPADVIRSFLEPIPLRGQPTDDWFIYTEPTHYDPLLGLQPQQAPESWIL